A single region of the Vicia villosa cultivar HV-30 ecotype Madison, WI linkage group LG4, Vvil1.0, whole genome shotgun sequence genome encodes:
- the LOC131596385 gene encoding LRR receptor-like serine/threonine-protein kinase ERECTA isoform X2, protein MAFRFGVLFLLVLFICFNVNSVDSDDGSTLLDIKKSFRDVDNVLYDWTDSSTSDYCAWRGISCDNVTFNVVALNLSGLNLDGEISPSIGNLKSLVSIDLKENRLSGQIPDEIGDCSLLQYLDLSFNEIRGDIPYSISKLKQLENLFLKDNQLIGPIPSTLSQIPNLKILDLAQNNLSGEIPRLIYWNEVLQYLGLRGNNLVGSLSPDMCQLTALWYFDVRNNSLTGSIPENIGNCTSFQVLDLSYNQLTGEVPFNIGFLQIATLSLQGNKLSGHIPSVLGLMQALAVLDLSCNMLTGSIPPILGNLTFTEKLYLHGNKLTGFIPPELGNMSKLHYLELNDNNLSGYIPPELGKLTDLFDLNVANNNLEGPIPGNISSCKNLNSLNVHGNKLNGTIPSTFQSLESMTSLNLSSNNLQGPIPIELSRIGNLDTLDISNNELIGPIPPSLGDLEHLLKLNLSRNGLTGPIPAEFGNLKSVMDIDLSHNQLSDFIPVELSQLQNIESLRLEYNDLTGDVASLVNCLSLSLLNVSYNKLVGLIPTNNNFTRFSPDSFIGNSGLCGNWLNYPCQGSHPTDRVTLSKAAILGITLGALVILLMILLAACRPHHPAPYPEGSLEKPVTFSPPKLVILHMNMALHVYDDIMRMTENLSEKYIIGSGASSTVYKCVLKNCKPVAIKRLYSHYPQYLKEFETELGTVGSIKHRNLVSLQGYSLSPYGHLLFYDYMENGSLWDLLHGQSKKKKLDWHQRLKIALGAAQGLAYLHHDCSPRIIHRDVKSSNILLDADFEPHLTDFGIAKSLCPTKTHTSTYIMGTIGYIDPEYARTSRLTEKSDVYSYGIVLLELLTGRKAVDNESNLHHLILSKTASNAVMETVDSDITATCKDLGEVKKVFQLALLCSKRQPADRPTMHEVSRVLGSLVPTVTPPKQLNPPQVASNPSTKVPCYMDEYANLKTPHLVNCPSMSTSDAQLFLKFGEVISQNSE, encoded by the exons ATGGCATTTCGATTTGGAGTACTCTTTCTTCTTgttttgttcatttgtttcaatGTGAATTCAGTGGATTCAGATGATG GGTCAACATTGTTAGACATAAAGAAATCATTCAGGGATGTGGATAATGTTCTATATGACTGGACTGATTCATCAACATCAGACTATTGTGCTTGGAGAGGGATTTCATGTGATAATGTCACCTTCAATGTTGTTGCACT CAATCTTTCGGGGctgaatcttgatggtgaaatttcGCCTTCGATAGGGAACCTTAAGAGCTTGGTCTCTAT TGATTTGAAAGAAAACCGGTTATCAGGTCAGATACCAGATGAGATTGGTGACTGTTCGTTGTTGCAATACTT GGACTTGTCCTTTAATGAAATTCGGGGGGATATACCATATTCGATTTCAAAGCTGAAACAATTGGAAAATCT GTTTTTGAAGGATAATCAATTGATTGGGCCAATTCCTTCAACATTGTCTCAGATTCCTAATTTGAAGATTCT GGACCTGGCACAAAATAATCTAAGTGGTGAAATTCCAAGGCTTATATACTGGAATGAAGTTTTACAATATCT TGGCCTGCGAGGGAACAACTTGGTTGGTTCATTATCTCCGGACATGTGTCAGTTAACTGCCTTGTGGTATTT TGATGTGAGAAACAATAGCCTAACAGGAAGTATTCCCGAAAACATAGGCAACTGCACTTCCTTTCAAGTCTT GGATTTATCTTACAACCAGTTAACCGGAGAAGTTCCGTTCAATATCGGGTTTCTACAAATCGCAACCTT GTCACTGCAAGGGAATAAACTCTCGGGGCATATTCCATCAGTGCTTGGTCTCATGCAAGCACTTGCTGTGTT AGATTTGAGCTGTAACATGTTAACGGGATCAATCCCTCCTATTTTGGGTAATTTGACATTCACTGAAAAATT GTACTTGCATGGAAATAAGCTGACTGGTTTCATTCCTCCGGAGCTTGGAAATATGTCAAAGCTTCATTATTT GGAATTGAATGATAATAATCTAAGTGGATATATCCCGCCGGAGCTTGGAAAGCTTACTGATCTATTTGACTT AAATGTTGCTAACAACAACCTTGAGGGGCCAATTCCTGGTAATATTAGCTCGTGTAAAAACCTTAACAGCCT AAATGTGCATGGGAATAAACTGAATGGAACAATTCCCTCTACTTTCCAGAGCTTGGAGAGTATGACCTCTTT GAATCTTTCGTCAAACAACCTTCAAGGCCCCATTCCAATTGAACTGTCACGGATCGGAAATTTGGATACACT GGATATTTCAAACAATGAACTAATTGGACCAATTCCTCCTTCCCTTGGAGACTTGGAACATCTTCTGAAGCT GAATCTGAGTAGAAACGGTTTAACAGGACCTATTCCTGCAGAGTTTGGTAATCTCAAAAGTGTTATGGATAT TGATCTTTCACATAACCAACTCTCCGATTTTATTCCTGTAGAACTTAGTCAACTTCAGAACATAGAATCATT GAGGCTTGAATACAATGACTTAACCGGGGACGTGGCGTCACTTGTAAATTGTCTTAGTCTTTCTCTGCT CAATGTGTCCTATAACAAACTTGTTGGTCTTATTCCCACAAACAACAATTTTACCAGATTTTCACCAGACAG TTTCATTGGAAATTCTGGTCTTTGTGGCAATTGGCTGAATTATCCATGTCAAGGTTCTCACCCTACAGATCGAG TTACGTTATCTAAGGCGGCTATTCTAGGAATTACACTAGGTGCCCTTGTAATTCTTCTGATGATACTGCTGGCTGCTTGCCGACCACACCATCCAGCTCCATATCCCGAAGGTTCACTTGAAAAGCCAG TTACTTTCTCACCTCCAAAACTAGTGATTCTTCATATGAACATGGCGCTTCATGTGTATGATGATATCATGAGGATGACTGAAAACCTGAGTGAGAAGTATATAATTGGAAGTGGTGCATCGAGTACGGTTTATAAATGTGTTCTTAAAAATTGCAAGCCAGTTGCCATAAAGAGGCTCTATTCTCACTATCCCCAATACTTGAAAGAATTCGAGACTGAACTTGGGACGGTCGGTAGCATTAAGCACCGAAATCTTGTTAGTCTCCAAGGCTACTCTTTGTCCCCTTATGGCCACCTTCTCTTCTATGACTACATGGAAAATGGCAGTCTATGGGATCTTCTTCATG GACAAAGTAAGAAGAAAAAACTTGATTGGCATCAGCGTCTAAAAATAGCGCTCGGAGCAGCACAAGGACTTGCATATCTACACCATGATTGCAGTCCTCGCATCATACATAGGGACGTGAAATCGTCAAATATTTTACTAGATGCAGATTTCGAGCCCCATCTAACTGATTTTGGCATCGCCAAAAGCCTCTGCCCTACAAAGACTCATACTTCTACTTACATAATGGGCACAATCGGCTACATAGACCCTGAGTATGCCAGAACTTCCCGACTCACTGAGAAATCCGATGTCTACAGCTATGGCATTGTTTTACTTGAATTGCTAACCGGGAGAAAAGCTGTTGACAATGAATCCAACCTCCATCATCTA ATTTTGTCCAAGACAGCTAGCAATGCAGTAATGGAAACGGTTGATTCCGACATAACTGCCACATGCAAAGACCTAGGAGAAGTAAAGAAAGTTTTCCAGCTCGCCCTACTATGCTCAAAGAGACAGCCAGCCGACCGGCCAACAATGCATGAAGTATCACGCGTATTAGGAAGTCTTGTCCCGACAGTCACACCGCCAAAACAACTAAACCCTCCACAGGTTGCATCTAACCCGTCCACCAAAGTTCCGTGTTACATGGACGAATATGCAAACCTCAAGACACCACACTTGGTGAACTGTCCTTCCATGAGCACCTCAGATGCTCAACTCTTCCTAAAGTTCGGAGAAGTAATCTCTCAAAACAGCGAGTGA
- the LOC131596385 gene encoding LRR receptor-like serine/threonine-protein kinase ERECTA isoform X1: MAFRFGVLFLLVLFICFNVNSVDSDDGSTLLDIKKSFRDVDNVLYDWTDSSTSDYCAWRGISCDNVTFNVVALNLSGLNLDGEISPSIGNLKSLVSIDLKENRLSGQIPDEIGDCSLLQYLDLSFNEIRGDIPYSISKLKQLENLFLKDNQLIGPIPSTLSQIPNLKILDLAQNNLSGEIPRLIYWNEVLQYLGLRGNNLVGSLSPDMCQLTALWYFDVRNNSLTGSIPENIGNCTSFQVLDLSYNQLTGEVPFNIGFLQIATLSLQGNKLSGHIPSVLGLMQALAVLDLSCNMLTGSIPPILGNLTFTEKLYLHGNKLTGFIPPELGNMSKLHYLELNDNNLSGYIPPELGKLTDLFDLNVANNNLEGPIPGNISSCKNLNSLNVHGNKLNGTIPSTFQSLESMTSLNLSSNNLQGPIPIELSRIGNLDTLDISNNELIGPIPPSLGDLEHLLKLNLSRNGLTGPIPAEFGNLKSVMDIDLSHNQLSDFIPVELSQLQNIESLRLEYNDLTGDVASLVNCLSLSLLNVSYNKLVGLIPTNNNFTRFSPDSFIGNSGLCGNWLNYPCQGSHPTDRVTLSKAAILGITLGALVILLMILLAACRPHHPAPYPEGSLEKPGDKTFTFSPPKLVILHMNMALHVYDDIMRMTENLSEKYIIGSGASSTVYKCVLKNCKPVAIKRLYSHYPQYLKEFETELGTVGSIKHRNLVSLQGYSLSPYGHLLFYDYMENGSLWDLLHGQSKKKKLDWHQRLKIALGAAQGLAYLHHDCSPRIIHRDVKSSNILLDADFEPHLTDFGIAKSLCPTKTHTSTYIMGTIGYIDPEYARTSRLTEKSDVYSYGIVLLELLTGRKAVDNESNLHHLILSKTASNAVMETVDSDITATCKDLGEVKKVFQLALLCSKRQPADRPTMHEVSRVLGSLVPTVTPPKQLNPPQVASNPSTKVPCYMDEYANLKTPHLVNCPSMSTSDAQLFLKFGEVISQNSE, from the exons ATGGCATTTCGATTTGGAGTACTCTTTCTTCTTgttttgttcatttgtttcaatGTGAATTCAGTGGATTCAGATGATG GGTCAACATTGTTAGACATAAAGAAATCATTCAGGGATGTGGATAATGTTCTATATGACTGGACTGATTCATCAACATCAGACTATTGTGCTTGGAGAGGGATTTCATGTGATAATGTCACCTTCAATGTTGTTGCACT CAATCTTTCGGGGctgaatcttgatggtgaaatttcGCCTTCGATAGGGAACCTTAAGAGCTTGGTCTCTAT TGATTTGAAAGAAAACCGGTTATCAGGTCAGATACCAGATGAGATTGGTGACTGTTCGTTGTTGCAATACTT GGACTTGTCCTTTAATGAAATTCGGGGGGATATACCATATTCGATTTCAAAGCTGAAACAATTGGAAAATCT GTTTTTGAAGGATAATCAATTGATTGGGCCAATTCCTTCAACATTGTCTCAGATTCCTAATTTGAAGATTCT GGACCTGGCACAAAATAATCTAAGTGGTGAAATTCCAAGGCTTATATACTGGAATGAAGTTTTACAATATCT TGGCCTGCGAGGGAACAACTTGGTTGGTTCATTATCTCCGGACATGTGTCAGTTAACTGCCTTGTGGTATTT TGATGTGAGAAACAATAGCCTAACAGGAAGTATTCCCGAAAACATAGGCAACTGCACTTCCTTTCAAGTCTT GGATTTATCTTACAACCAGTTAACCGGAGAAGTTCCGTTCAATATCGGGTTTCTACAAATCGCAACCTT GTCACTGCAAGGGAATAAACTCTCGGGGCATATTCCATCAGTGCTTGGTCTCATGCAAGCACTTGCTGTGTT AGATTTGAGCTGTAACATGTTAACGGGATCAATCCCTCCTATTTTGGGTAATTTGACATTCACTGAAAAATT GTACTTGCATGGAAATAAGCTGACTGGTTTCATTCCTCCGGAGCTTGGAAATATGTCAAAGCTTCATTATTT GGAATTGAATGATAATAATCTAAGTGGATATATCCCGCCGGAGCTTGGAAAGCTTACTGATCTATTTGACTT AAATGTTGCTAACAACAACCTTGAGGGGCCAATTCCTGGTAATATTAGCTCGTGTAAAAACCTTAACAGCCT AAATGTGCATGGGAATAAACTGAATGGAACAATTCCCTCTACTTTCCAGAGCTTGGAGAGTATGACCTCTTT GAATCTTTCGTCAAACAACCTTCAAGGCCCCATTCCAATTGAACTGTCACGGATCGGAAATTTGGATACACT GGATATTTCAAACAATGAACTAATTGGACCAATTCCTCCTTCCCTTGGAGACTTGGAACATCTTCTGAAGCT GAATCTGAGTAGAAACGGTTTAACAGGACCTATTCCTGCAGAGTTTGGTAATCTCAAAAGTGTTATGGATAT TGATCTTTCACATAACCAACTCTCCGATTTTATTCCTGTAGAACTTAGTCAACTTCAGAACATAGAATCATT GAGGCTTGAATACAATGACTTAACCGGGGACGTGGCGTCACTTGTAAATTGTCTTAGTCTTTCTCTGCT CAATGTGTCCTATAACAAACTTGTTGGTCTTATTCCCACAAACAACAATTTTACCAGATTTTCACCAGACAG TTTCATTGGAAATTCTGGTCTTTGTGGCAATTGGCTGAATTATCCATGTCAAGGTTCTCACCCTACAGATCGAG TTACGTTATCTAAGGCGGCTATTCTAGGAATTACACTAGGTGCCCTTGTAATTCTTCTGATGATACTGCTGGCTGCTTGCCGACCACACCATCCAGCTCCATATCCCGAAGGTTCACTTGAAAAGCCAGGTGACAAAACAT TTACTTTCTCACCTCCAAAACTAGTGATTCTTCATATGAACATGGCGCTTCATGTGTATGATGATATCATGAGGATGACTGAAAACCTGAGTGAGAAGTATATAATTGGAAGTGGTGCATCGAGTACGGTTTATAAATGTGTTCTTAAAAATTGCAAGCCAGTTGCCATAAAGAGGCTCTATTCTCACTATCCCCAATACTTGAAAGAATTCGAGACTGAACTTGGGACGGTCGGTAGCATTAAGCACCGAAATCTTGTTAGTCTCCAAGGCTACTCTTTGTCCCCTTATGGCCACCTTCTCTTCTATGACTACATGGAAAATGGCAGTCTATGGGATCTTCTTCATG GACAAAGTAAGAAGAAAAAACTTGATTGGCATCAGCGTCTAAAAATAGCGCTCGGAGCAGCACAAGGACTTGCATATCTACACCATGATTGCAGTCCTCGCATCATACATAGGGACGTGAAATCGTCAAATATTTTACTAGATGCAGATTTCGAGCCCCATCTAACTGATTTTGGCATCGCCAAAAGCCTCTGCCCTACAAAGACTCATACTTCTACTTACATAATGGGCACAATCGGCTACATAGACCCTGAGTATGCCAGAACTTCCCGACTCACTGAGAAATCCGATGTCTACAGCTATGGCATTGTTTTACTTGAATTGCTAACCGGGAGAAAAGCTGTTGACAATGAATCCAACCTCCATCATCTA ATTTTGTCCAAGACAGCTAGCAATGCAGTAATGGAAACGGTTGATTCCGACATAACTGCCACATGCAAAGACCTAGGAGAAGTAAAGAAAGTTTTCCAGCTCGCCCTACTATGCTCAAAGAGACAGCCAGCCGACCGGCCAACAATGCATGAAGTATCACGCGTATTAGGAAGTCTTGTCCCGACAGTCACACCGCCAAAACAACTAAACCCTCCACAGGTTGCATCTAACCCGTCCACCAAAGTTCCGTGTTACATGGACGAATATGCAAACCTCAAGACACCACACTTGGTGAACTGTCCTTCCATGAGCACCTCAGATGCTCAACTCTTCCTAAAGTTCGGAGAAGTAATCTCTCAAAACAGCGAGTGA
- the LOC131596386 gene encoding FT-interacting protein 7-like, with protein CICVLCTMQVKKMKNNEYAPKETGLHNVTATEGDKLTKRYDLVEEMNFLFVRIIRVRDFPYNPNLYVEVKLGNMKATTIFLDNNLLLNQVFAFEKDKVHSTKVDVMVRDKIEVMDMSREFIGRVLFEVGDIPKRVPPESTLAPQWYRLEDQNGVNLAGGAIMLSLWIGTQADEYFPHAWCSDSTRISGDAVGYTRSKVYMSPTLWYLRVNVIQAHDLLLRFDPKCSDIFVQVDLGSLRLRTSFSKIKSEKPVWNEELMFVAHEPFDERIFLSVEQGTLVDHVSLGTYMINLKDVEKRLEPIPVESLWYDLNRPGVIETANEVKFASKLNAEISLDGGYHVMDEPLEYSSDFRPSSKKLWKPSIGVLELGILKATGLIPMKIGGRTDAYCVAKYGPKWVRTRTIVDSLSPNWNEQYVWEVNEPFTVITIAVFDNNQLYAESRGRGVRDTIMAKIRIRVSTLARGKVYTHSYPLVGLQPSGMNKMGEIHLAVRFSWPLQAWSLRAWLNMYQIYKSPLFNDIHYFLPLSSSQLDNLRNQAAHVIARSLSKAEPPLGKEVVTYMLEMRSDLWSMRKGLANYNRIMSFLGGFVVFWKWLEDIKKWENPTATLLFHFLCILVVLHPQPMLSLVIFYLFWIGFKNFFNRPKHPCHIDETLSGADTTNAEDLEEELDFFPTQIGGEHLRRRYDRLRIIARNAQRKVSYLATIGEKVESLCSWRDPRATTLFFIFCVAGLVVTMILPLQVIIFIWIMFYLRHPRYRSGGTWSAESFFKRLPSNQAFIL; from the coding sequence TGTATATGTGTTCTTTGTACAATGCAGGTTAAGAAAATGAAGAATAATGAATATGCACCAAAAGAAACTGGTCTTCACAATGTTACTGCAACAGAAGGTGACAAGCTTACAAAGAGATATGATCTTGTTGAAGAGATGAACTTCTTATTTGTAAGGATTATTAGGGTTAGAGACTTTCCTTATAACCCTAACCTTTATGTAGAAGTTAAACTTGGAAACATGAAAGCAACAACTATTTTCTTAGACAACAATTTACTTTTGAACCAAGTGTTTGCTTTTGAAAAAGACAAGGTTCATTCCACCAAAGTAGATGTTATGGTGAGGGACAAGATCGAGGTTATGGATATGTCGCGCGAGTTTATTGGTCGAGTTCTGTTCGAAGTTGGTGATATACCGAAAAGAGTCCCGCCGGAGTCTACGTTGGCGCCTCAATGGTATAGGCTAGAGGATCAAAATGGTGTGAATCTTGCTGGAGGGGCTATCATGTTGTCGTTGTGGATTGGAACGCAAGCGGATGAGTATTTTCCGCATGCGTGGTGTTCGGATTCGACGAGAATAAGTGGTGATGCGGTTGGTTATACTCGTTCTAAGGTGTATATGTCTCCTACTCTTTGGTATCTTAGGGTTAATGTGATCCAAGCACATGATTTGTTATTGAGATTTGATCCTAAATGTTCGGACATTTTTGTCCAAGTTGATTTAGGGAGTTTGCGTTTGCGAACTAGTTTCTCCAAAATTAAGAGTGAAAAACCTGTTTGGAATGAGGAATTAATGTTTGTTGCGCACGAGCCATTCGACGAAAGAATTTTCTTGAGTGTTGAGCAAGGAACACTAGTTGATCATGTGAGTTTAGGAACATATATGATTAATTTGAAAGATGTCGAAAAGAGATTAGAACCTATACCGGTAGAAAGTTTATGGTATGATCTTAATAGGCCCGGTGTTATAGAGACTGCAAATGAGGTGAAGTTTGCTAGTAAGCTTAATGCAGAAATTTCGTTGGACGGTGGTTATCATGTGATGGATGAGCCTCTTGAATATAGTAGTGACTTTAGGCCTTCATCGAAAAAACTTTGGAAACCAAGCATCGGTGTTTTAGAGCTTGGAATTCTAAAGGCGACTGGTTTGATTCCGATGAAGATTGGAGGGAGAACTGATGCATATTGTGTGGCAAAATATGGACCGAAATGGGTGAGGACAAGAACGATCGTTGATAGTCTCTCGCCAAATTGGAATGAGCAATATGTTTGGGAAGTTAATGAGCCATTCACAGTCATTACCATTGCAGTGTTTGATAACAATCAGTTATATGCAGAGAGTAGAGGTAGAGGTGTAAGAGATACAATAATGGCTAAGATACGGATTCGAGTATCAACACTTGCACGCGGTAAAGTCTATACACATTCTTACCCTCTTGTAGGTTTGCAACCTTCTGGTATGAATAAGATGGGAGAAATCCATTTAGCAGTGAGGTTTTCTTGGCCGCTTCAGGCTTGGTCGCTTCGGGCTTGGCTTAATATGTATCAAATTTACAAGTCACCTTTGTTTAATGACATACATTATTTCTTACCATTGTCGTCTTCGCAGCTGGATAATTTAAGAAATCAAGCTGCTCATGTTATAGCAAGAAGTTTAAGCAAAGCAGAACCACCACTTGGGAAAGAGGTTGTAACGTATATGCTCGAAATGAGATCGGATTTGTGGAGTATGAGAAAAGGATTAGCAAATTATAACAGGATCATGAGTTTTTTAGGCGGTTTTGTCGTCTTTTGGAAATGGTTAGAAGACATAAAGAAATGGGAAAATCCAACAGCAACATTGCTTTTTCACTTTCTTTGCATTCTTGTTGTTTTGCATCCACAGCCAATGTTATCCTTAgtgattttctatttattttggaTTGGTTTCAAGAATTTTTTCAATAGGCCTAAACATCCATGTCACATAGATGAAACATTATCCGGCGCGGATACAACAAATGCCGAAGATTTAGAAGAAGAACTTGATTTCTTTCCAACTCAAATCGGAGGCGAACATTTGAGAAGACGGTACGATAGGTTGAGAATCATTGCAAGGAATGCACAAAGAAAGGTTTCTTATTTGGCTACCATTGGAGAAAAGGTGGAATCTCTATGTAGTTGGAGAGATCCAAGAGCTacaacattattttttatattctgtGTTGCTGGTTTGGTTGTTACAATGATTCTTCCTTTGCAAGTCATCATATTCATctggatcatgttttatcttcgACATCCAAGATATCGAAGCGGCGGAACTTGGAGTGCTGAGAGCTTCTTCAAGAGATTGCCCTCTAACCAAGCTTTTATACTCTAA